A window of the Chlorocebus sabaeus isolate Y175 chromosome 8, mChlSab1.0.hap1, whole genome shotgun sequence genome harbors these coding sequences:
- the NKX6-3 gene encoding homeobox protein Nkx-6.3, whose product MESNLQGTFLLNNTPLAQFPEMKAPVCQYSVQNSFYKLSPPGLGPQLAAGTPHGITDILSRPVAAPNSSLLSGYSHVAGFGGLSSQGVYYSPQVGNFSKAGNEYPTRTRNCWADTGQDWRGSRQCSNTPDPLSDSIHKKKHTRPTFTGHQIFALEKTFEQTKYLAGPERARLAYSLGMTESQVKVWFQNRRTKWRKKSALEPSSSTPRAPGGAGAGAGGDRAPSENEDDEYNKPLDPDSDDEKIRLLLRKHRAAFSVLSLGAHSV is encoded by the exons ATGGAGTCCAACCTGCAGGGGACCTTCCTGCTGAACAACACGCCGCTGGCTCAGTTTCCGGAGATGAAGGCCCCTGTGTGCCAGTATTCAGTGCAGAACTCCTTCTACAAGCTCAGCCCCCCGGGGCTGGGCCCCCAGCTGGCGGCGGGGACCCCCCACGGGATCACGGACATCCTGAGCAGGCCCGTGGCTGCACCGAACAGCAGCCTCCTCTCCGGCTACTCCCACGTGGCAGGCTTCGGGGGGCTCAGCTCGCAAGGGGTCTACTACAGCCCCCAGGTAGGAAATTTTTCCAAGGCTGGAAACGAGTACCCCACCCGGACCCGGAACTGCTGGGCGGACACCGGCCAGGACTGGCGAGGCAGTCGGCAGTGCAGCAACA CCCCAGATCCCCTAAGTGACAGCATACACAAGAAGAAGCACACCCGGCCCACCTTCACGGGGCACCAGATCTTTGCCCTGGAGAAAACCTTTGAGCAGACCAAGTACTTGGCTGGCCCTGAGAGGGCGCGGCTGGCATACTCCCTGGGCATGACTGAATCGCAGGTCAAG GTGTGGTTCCAGAACCGCAGGACCAAGTGGCGGAAGAAGAGCGCCCTGGAACCCTCGTCCTCCACGCCCCGGGCCCCGGgcggcgcgggcgcgggcgcagGCGGGGACCGCGCACCCTCGGAGAACGAGGACGACGAGTACAACAAGCCGCTGGACCCTGACTCGGACGACGAGAAGATCCGCCTGCTGCTGCGCAAGCACCGCGCCGCCTTCTCCGTGCTCAGCCTGGGAGCGCACAGCGTCTGA
- the ANK1 gene encoding ankyrin-1 isoform X15, with protein sequence MWTFVTQLLVTLVLLSFFLVSCQNVMHIVRGSLCFVLKHIHQELDKELGESEGVSDDEETISTRVVRRRVFLKGNEFQNIPGEQVTEEQFTDEQGNIVTKKIIRKVVRQIDSSSADIAQEHEEVTVTGPLEDPSELEVDIDSFMKHAKDHTSTPNP encoded by the exons ATGTGGACTTTCGTCACCCAGCTCCTGGTCACACTGGTGCTGCTGAGTTTCTTCCTGGTCAGCTGTCAGAACGTGATGCACATTGTCAGGGGGTCCCTGTGCTTCGTGCTGAAGCACATCCACCAGGAGCTGGACAAGGAGCTGGGGGAGAGCGAGGGCGTCAGTGACGACGAGGAGACCATCTCCACCAGGGTGGTCCGGCGGCGGGTCTTCCTGAAG GGAAATGAGTTTCAGAATATTCCAGGGGAGCAGGTGACAGAGGAGCAGTTCACGGATGAGCAGGGCAACATTGTCACCAAGAAG aTCATTCGCAAGGTGGTTCGGCAGATAGACTCGTCCAGCGCCGACATTGCCCAGGAGCACGAGGAGGTGACTGTCACGGGGCCCCTGGAGGATCCCAGTGAGCTGGAGGTCGATATTGATTCCTTTATGAAACATGCCAAG GATCACACCTCGACACCCAACCCCTGA
- the ANK1 gene encoding ankyrin-1 isoform X16 produces MWTFVTQLLVTLVLLSFFLVSCQNVMHIVRGSLCFVLKHIHQELDKELGESEGVSDDEETISTRVVRRRVFLKGNEFQNIPGEQVTEEQFTDEQGNIVTKKIIRKVVRQIDSSSADIAQEHEEVELRGSGLQPDLIEGRKGAQIVKRASLKRGKQ; encoded by the exons ATGTGGACTTTCGTCACCCAGCTCCTGGTCACACTGGTGCTGCTGAGTTTCTTCCTGGTCAGCTGTCAGAACGTGATGCACATTGTCAGGGGGTCCCTGTGCTTCGTGCTGAAGCACATCCACCAGGAGCTGGACAAGGAGCTGGGGGAGAGCGAGGGCGTCAGTGACGACGAGGAGACCATCTCCACCAGGGTGGTCCGGCGGCGGGTCTTCCTGAAG GGAAATGAGTTTCAGAATATTCCAGGGGAGCAGGTGACAGAGGAGCAGTTCACGGATGAGCAGGGCAACATTGTCACCAAGAAG aTCATTCGCAAGGTGGTTCGGCAGATAGACTCGTCCAGCGCCGACATTGCCCAGGAGCACGAGGAG GTGGAGCTGAGAGGGAGTGGCCTACAACCGGACCTGATAGAGGGCAGGAAAGGGGCGCAGATAGTGAAGCGGGCCAGCCTGAAAAGGGGGAAACAGTGA